The stretch of DNA GTCAGCAGGAAGAACACCGATTGGACACCCAGAGTGATGGTCAGAGGCAGGGAACGCACCAGGGCCGGGCGCTTGTCGGCTCCCGGGGCGATGGCCTCCATGACAGCCCGGTGCAAATACCAGAGCCCCAGGATCATCAGGGAGTTGAGGATGAGCTTCGTCAGGTTCATCCCGCCCAAGACCATGTCGACCATGACGTAGATGTCCGGGTTCATCAGCAGCGCTCCCAGGGCCTCAAACGCGGCTGCGAGGAACACCATGTCCGCCCGGTTGCGCAGCAGGGCGGGAACCCGCGCGCCGGCGAGCAGGAACAGTGCCGCGGCCATGAACAACTGCATCATCCGAAGACCGCCCCAAAGTTGCCCGGCTGCATGTCGGGCCGCTGCTTGGAGCGCCGGATACGGGAGGCGAGGCGGTCCGCAAGGAGTTCGGCAGTCACCTCGAGCTCGTCGAAGAAGTCGGTGCGCTTGAGAGCGGAGACGACCCGCTCCGGTGCGAGGTCCGGAAAGAATGTCTTGGCGTAGTCGTGCGGCAGGTCCTCCTGTTCATGGCGGAGGATCATGTGCGCGAATTCGTGCAGGATGATCTGCTGGCGGTGTACCTCCGAGGCTGCCTTGGCGTGCAGAATGAGATCCGTTTCGTCCAGGCCGAACCACAAACCGCAGACCTTATCGGTAGGCGTGCCCTGGATAGGTTTAATGATGATCCGGCGCCCGTTCATCGCTTCCAAATGCGCCTGGATGGAAGAAAGCGAAACGGGCTCCGAGAGGTCCAGGCTGTCTTCCGCAGCCTGCGCCCGTTTCCGGGAGGCGCTGTAGTCCATCGTTAATCAATCCTTGGGGTGGTCCATTGAAATCTTGAAGTCCCCCTTCTCCAATGCAGGAGCGTATCAGTCCCGTTCAGGGATTTCCTGCGGAGCACTATTTGTCGGGGCCTTGTTTGTGTCAGTTTCGTTGAGCTGTTCGTCGATGAGATCCCTGATCTGGAGGAGCGTTTCGGGTGAGAGGCCATCGAGTTGCCGTGCGGCAAAGTTCCGGACTTTCTTGGCCCTCATGGTCGCCAGCAGTTCAAGTTGGGCTTCCACTCTCGGCGGAAGATCCTCGTCGTCTTCCAGCAGGTAATCACGGTGAACGCCAAAAAATTCCGCCAAATTATGTAGGAACTCGGGTTTTTTGACCGGCGAGCCAGTTCCGGTGCGCATGTAGTGCCAGCGGGCCCGGGAGATCGGCGTGCCGGCTCTGGCCATCGCGTCGCGCACGTCGTTAAAAGACACTTTTCGGCCCTCAGCCTCCGCAGCGTCAAGCAGCAGATTAAGTTTGCGGGCCATAGCCGCACCGGGGCGTGGATTCTCTGCAGAAGGAATTGTCACGTCGGCTCCTTTCGGTGCGGTAATGGTAAAGGTAACGCAGAAGAATCTACCAGATTGGACATGTCCAAAAAGACTGCTACAGTCACTCCAGAATTAGACACGTCTAATTTATATGGAACCGGAAGCCGGAGCCGCCACGCGCACTCGCGCGCCTCTCTGGGAGTCCGCTGTGGGAGTTGTGGCACGGTCTCCGGCACCGCTTTCTGTAAGGGCCCGCGCTGGCATGAATTGCCAGACGAAGCCTCCGTATTCCGGCCGGATAATTTGGGGGCCGGCCGGAATACGGATCCCTTTTTATTCGGCTCGTGGTCTGATGGAATAGCCCGAGTATTCCCAAGTTCCCACCGCAGGGGTTGGCCGGGGCACCCTCCAATTTGCCCAATCAGTTGTCAGGATGAGAGTGTAACGGGGTGCGCAAGCACAAGCCCCGTCGGCGCCCCCCACGTCTGCGGGGCTTTTTGCTGCCCTGGATGTTCCAGGTCCTGCGCCAGACAGGTGTTTCTCCCCGTCGGTAATTCCGGGGCTCTGTCCGGACGCCGCCGGCGGATTTAGACTGAAGCATCCGCGAGGCTGGTGGGCTGGGATGCTGAGCGGGCAACGCAGGATCACGTTCGTATCGGGAAGGTCTGGTCATGGGCGAAGCCTCGCAGAAAGCTAATCGGGCGGTGTCCGAAGCCGCGACGGCGAGCCGGAGCCCTGCCCTGCGAATCCTGGCGCGGGCCGGATTCGTCTTCATAGGCCTGGTTCACATCCTGATCGGCTTGATTGCCCTGCAAATTGACAGGGGGCAGGGCGGTCAGGCCGATCAGTCCGGCGCGATCGGATCGCTCGCCTCGAAGCCGGGCGGTACGGTCCTGCTCTGGGCCGGCTTCGCGGCGTGCGCCGCGCTGGCGCTTTGGATGCTCAGCGAGGCCGCCTTCGAAGCGCGGTCTCAAACCGAGTCGAAGAAGAAGCTGCAAAAAGCAGCGGCCGCCGTAGGAAAGGCCGTGGTGTTCGGCTTCCTGGCTTTCACCTTCGTAGTCTTCGCATCCGGCGGCAGCAAGAACTCCAGCCAGTCGGCCAGCGACTTCACCGCCAGGTTAATGGGAGCGCCTGCAGGCGTTGTGCTGCTGGTCGGGCTCGGCCTCGCGGTCGTTGGAGCCGGCGCCTTCTACGTCTACCGTGGCGTCACGCGGAAGTTCATGAAGGATCTGCAGGACCCGGGCAACGCCCGCACGGCGGTCGAGTGGATCGGGACCATCGGCTATGCCGCCAAAGGCGTCGTCCTCGCCGTCGTCGGTCTTCTCGTCATCGTTGCGGCCGCCACCGCGGATCCCTCGAAATCCTCCGGCCTGGACGGCGGGCTCAAGACCCTCGGATCCCAGCCTTATGGTGTGTTCCTGCTCGCCGCAATAGCCGCGGGGCTGGTCTGCTACGGCGCATACTCGATGGCCCGCGCGCGGTACGGCCGGTTCTGAGCACGCGTCCCAAGGTGCAACTGCTTATTAACCAACAGCCGGAGGCCGGGCGAAGCTCCGTCCTCCGGCTGTTGCTGCGGGGCATTCCGGGGCAGGGCCCCCGGGCCCCGGGTTACCAGTTGCGCCCGTGATCTCTGTTGTCGTTCTGGTGCCGGTGTCCTTGATGGTCCGACCAGCCGTCCTTGTCGTGGCGGCAGCCGTCACGGCCAGTCCATGACCCATCGTGGTCATGGTCGGAGCGCCAGTGACCGTCGTCGTCGCGCCAGCCGGACCCATCGTTCCAGTCGTGCCAGCGGCTCTCGCCGTCCCACCAGCCGTGCTGAGCGTCGTGCGGGTTGTAGTCCCTTTGTTGGTGCTGTGCGTTGTGGGACGAACCGGTGTCCCAGCCTGTCGCAACTGGGGCCGCCGCGCTAGCGGGGAGAGCCCCGGCGCCCAGACCCAGGGCCATCGTTGCCGTCGTGGTGGTGAGAATGCGCATGATTTTGTTCATTAGGTACAGTCCTTGAAAAATCCCTACATGCACGCGTTGCCCCGCAACGTGGTGCCCAGCCAACGACAGCCAGGGAGCAAGGCGGCATGTGGTGGTAATTGTGATGCCAACGAAGGTGCACCGCTGTGGAGACCATTGCCGACGGCGACCATGAATCAGATTCTCGAGCGTTACTCCGTCAGGACGATGCCGGGCTTTGCGACATTGATTGCCTGAGCGAACAATTCCATTCCAACGCCGGAACCGCTCCCCGTACAGGGACCCAGGGCCCTAACCCTTGCGTCTCCGGAGGTGTAGAGTAGTCGGCCTCTATTTCTGGTTCGTGGGGGCAAAAGCCACGCATTGGCGCCTAAGCTGGTGCCGTCCGTCCGGAACGAGCACGCTGATGAAAGGAATGTGGGTGCCATGCCCAAGACCGGCAAAAACGACCACGCCCGTAAGGAAGAGCTTCCCTCAACCCTGCAGCGCTCTGAGCAAAAAGCCCAGGACACTTTCGCCAAGACTTACGACTCCGCCCTTGAGTCCTACGACAACGACGAAGGCCGTGCTGCCCGTGCCGCCTACGCATCCCTGAAGCACAGCTACGAGAAGGTTGGCGACCACTGGGAGCCGAAGGAAAACCGGGGGCCGTCCGACCAGCGGGCCCGGGAGGGGCTCAGTTCCTCAGCGTCCACTGCCGAAGGTGTGGACGCGAACGCCTCCAAGGAGCACCTTTACAAGCGCGCCCAGGAGCTGAACATCGACGGGCGTTCAAAGATGGACAAGGACGAACTGGTCAAAGCGCTGATGAAGGCCAACGAGGCAGCCACCCGTAGGGCGCGCGAAGAATCCTGACCCCCGCCGAACGGTCGCGGTGGAAAAGCGCCATGACCTGAGGGCCTAGGTCTCGTTCGGCCGGGAGTAGGAGGATCCGGAGGGGGTCCGTTCCAGCAATCCGAGGTCGATCAGGTAGCGGCGCAGCAACACGACATCATCGGTGTAGCTGAGGAGCCGTTCATTGACCTGCTTTTCCGTCAGGTGTTCGCCCGGCTCGACGGCCTCACCGGCAATCCAGGCCAGGAGCTCCCGCCGATCCGCCATGTTGGCCGGGTACCTCTCGATTTTGCCCAGGCGCATGAAGCGGGCCAGTCCGGTTTGGGCCTGCCTGCGGGGTTGCTGTGCCAGAAGGTTGCGGAAGATGGCTTCGGACGCCTGGAGTTCGTCGGCAGCGGAAGTCGGCTCGACGAGCCCTGACTCCAGCAGGGCGGCAAGGGCCCGGTTCCGCCGCCGGTCACTCAGGTCAGCCAGAACGTCGGGGAGCTTGGCGCCCAGCACGATTTGCGCGTAGGCGGTCCGCGCGTCCTTGTTGGCAAGGGCAGCCACCAACCGCCGCCAGTGCGGCCCGCTCAGCCTCGCCCCTTCGGTCACAGCACTCATCCTCACCCTGCTACTGGCCCATCTTCAGGCCTCGGGGATGGGCATCGAGAAGCGCTCCAGCCGCGCCTCGTCCGGGTCCGGTCCACTGCGCACTCCGGTGTCGAGCGCGTCGATGGCCGCGAGGTCGTCGGCACGGAGCTCGAAGTCAAAGACGTCGAAGTTCTCGGCGATGCGGCCAGGGTTTGTTGACTTCGGGATGGCTGAGCGGCCCTGCTGCAGATGCCAGCGCAGCATGACCTGGGCCGGGCTCTTGCCGTGGGCGAGCCCGATGCCGGCGATGGTGCGGTCTTCCATGACGTTGCGGCGGTCCTCCCCCCAGCCGGGGTAGAAGGTGATGCCCCCGATCGGTGACCACGCCTGGGTGAGGATGCCGTTCTCGGCGTCGGCTGCCTGGACGGCAGGCTGGGCGAAGTAGGGGTGCAGTTCGATCTGGTTGACGGCCGGTACGACGGTGGTCGCGGCGAGCAGCTGCTCGAGGTGGTGCGGCATGAAGTTGCTGACGCCGATGGCCCGCACGCGCCCGTCAGCGAGCAGGGTCTCCAGCGCCTTGTACGCGGCGATGGTTTTCTCAAAGCGGTCCGGTGCGGGCTGGTGCAGGATGAGCAGGTCGAGGTAGTCGACCCCGAGCTTGCCTGCCGACTTGTCCCAGGCGTGGAGCGTCTGGTCGTAGCCGTAGTCGCTCACCCAGACCTTCGTTTCGATAAACACGTCCGTACGGTCGACGCCGGACCTGCGGATACCTTCGCCCACCTCCCGCTCGTTGCCGTAGGCAGCGGCTGTATCGATGTGCCGGTAGCCCGCCGACAGCGCTGCCTGCACGGCCGCCGTCGTCTGCTCGGGCGGGCTCTGGAAGACGCCCAGGCCGAGGGCGGGCATCATGACGCCGTTGTTGAGTGTGAGTTCCATCTTCACACCGGCCTCACATAGCAGGGGCCATATAAAGCCCGGGCAGAAGCCATGGATTCGCGGGGACGAAGAATGCGAAAACGATCAACGCCGCGCCGCCAAGCCGGCTGAAACTACGGCCGTGTTTCCAGGTCTTCTCCAGCAGGATGGTCGCCGCGAGTACCGCCATCCACGCCAGGTTCATCACTCCGACGGCCACGAGCACCACCATCAGCCCCCAGCAGCAACCGATACAGTACAGCCCGTGGTAGAGGCCCACCCGCACATCACGAAACCGCCCCTTATATGCGGACACATGCAGCAGGAACGCCATCGGTGAGCGGCAGTGCCTGAGGCAAAAATCCTTGAGCGGCGTGAGCTGGTAGACCCCGGCAACGAGGATAAGTCCCGCACCCACCCAAGGAGCGAGATCCGGTGCGTCCGCGGCCAGCATTGCGCAGAAAACTGAAGCGACATAGGCAAAGACGCCGAAGCCGATCCACGTCGCAAGGTAGCCGCTGAGTAAAGCGATGGTGCGCGCCGCCCTCACTGCGCTGCTGGGAACCGCTCTGATGGACCTCAGGTACATCGATGTGAGAGGGGCCAGCGCGGGCAGCATCATGGCTGCCATCATCAGGGTCCATGCCGCGAGGAACCCCGCCAGGCCGGCTTCCATCGACCCCTGGCCGGCCGGCATGCCGACCACGCTCGCGAGAGTGAAATACCAGGCAAGCAGGGCGCAACCTATCAAGGCGAGCAGTGCGGCGCGGTTGCTCGCCGCGACGGACGTGCGCGCCGGCACTTTATGCCGACCAGGCGAACGGGGCCGAGAACGAGTTCTTACCTGTGTTGTCCCAGGTCATTCCAAACGCATCGATGCGCGAACCGGTGGACCGGCCGGCCGCCAAAGTATCAGCCGGGAAACCGACCCCGCTGACCCGCACGCCCCGTCCGGTGGGGTCCTGGGGCGAAACGAAGTCCTCCACGCTCATGTCCACGGCAGTACCGATCCGGACCGTATGCCGCCGCCCGTCGTCGGCATACGCCACGTCCAGGGATTCCATGCCCACCACTTCGCCAATCAGCGCGCCCAGCCCCTGCATCGGGCCGCCGAGCTGGCCGCCGAACACCGCGCCGAGCGCCTCGGACTGCCCGGCGGAGGCAGCCGAATCCATCAGGATGGCCACCTTCCAGCCGCCCTCGCTCATCACGGCCGGTGTGTCGGCGATGACGCAAACGGTGAGGCCGCCGACGTCGACGCCGTTGACGTCGCCGGTAGCAACATGGAACGCCAAAGCCACGTTGCAACGGTCGTTGTCTGCTGGTGCCGTGAGGCCGGAAGCCGTGCAAGGGCAGATCATGTCGCAATTGCAGTTTTCGAAATATGTGCCTTCAATATGCCAGGCCATCTAGGGCTCCTTCCAGAGAGGCCCCCCACAAGGTGAAGTTTCCTCCGGCCTCCCGCCACTGTCCAGAGCGCAGGGGTACGGTGAGATACATAAGGCAGCGCCCCAACATAATGCGGAGTGCGGTTTCTAAGGAGTGTCATGGTCGG from Arthrobacter sp. B3I9 encodes:
- a CDS encoding DUF1206 domain-containing protein; amino-acid sequence: MGEASQKANRAVSEAATASRSPALRILARAGFVFIGLVHILIGLIALQIDRGQGGQADQSGAIGSLASKPGGTVLLWAGFAACAALALWMLSEAAFEARSQTESKKKLQKAAAAVGKAVVFGFLAFTFVVFASGGSKNSSQSASDFTARLMGAPAGVVLLVGLGLAVVGAGAFYVYRGVTRKFMKDLQDPGNARTAVEWIGTIGYAAKGVVLAVVGLLVIVAAATADPSKSSGLDGGLKTLGSQPYGVFLLAAIAAGLVCYGAYSMARARYGRF
- a CDS encoding ChaB family protein, producing MPKTGKNDHARKEELPSTLQRSEQKAQDTFAKTYDSALESYDNDEGRAARAAYASLKHSYEKVGDHWEPKENRGPSDQRAREGLSSSASTAEGVDANASKEHLYKRAQELNIDGRSKMDKDELVKALMKANEAATRRAREES
- a CDS encoding DUF2087 domain-containing protein, whose protein sequence is MSAVTEGARLSGPHWRRLVAALANKDARTAYAQIVLGAKLPDVLADLSDRRRNRALAALLESGLVEPTSAADELQASEAIFRNLLAQQPRRQAQTGLARFMRLGKIERYPANMADRRELLAWIAGEAVEPGEHLTEKQVNERLLSYTDDVVLLRRYLIDLGLLERTPSGSSYSRPNET
- a CDS encoding aldo/keto reductase, which encodes MELTLNNGVMMPALGLGVFQSPPEQTTAAVQAALSAGYRHIDTAAAYGNEREVGEGIRRSGVDRTDVFIETKVWVSDYGYDQTLHAWDKSAGKLGVDYLDLLILHQPAPDRFEKTIAAYKALETLLADGRVRAIGVSNFMPHHLEQLLAATTVVPAVNQIELHPYFAQPAVQAADAENGILTQAWSPIGGITFYPGWGEDRRNVMEDRTIAGIGLAHGKSPAQVMLRWHLQQGRSAIPKSTNPGRIAENFDVFDFELRADDLAAIDALDTGVRSGPDPDEARLERFSMPIPEA
- a CDS encoding DUF2182 domain-containing protein codes for the protein MPARTSVAASNRAALLALIGCALLAWYFTLASVVGMPAGQGSMEAGLAGFLAAWTLMMAAMMLPALAPLTSMYLRSIRAVPSSAVRAARTIALLSGYLATWIGFGVFAYVASVFCAMLAADAPDLAPWVGAGLILVAGVYQLTPLKDFCLRHCRSPMAFLLHVSAYKGRFRDVRVGLYHGLYCIGCCWGLMVVLVAVGVMNLAWMAVLAATILLEKTWKHGRSFSRLGGAALIVFAFFVPANPWLLPGLYMAPAM
- a CDS encoding DUF1326 domain-containing protein; translation: MAWHIEGTYFENCNCDMICPCTASGLTAPADNDRCNVALAFHVATGDVNGVDVGGLTVCVIADTPAVMSEGGWKVAILMDSAASAGQSEALGAVFGGQLGGPMQGLGALIGEVVGMESLDVAYADDGRRHTVRIGTAVDMSVEDFVSPQDPTGRGVRVSGVGFPADTLAAGRSTGSRIDAFGMTWDNTGKNSFSAPFAWSA